A section of the Ciceribacter thiooxidans genome encodes:
- a CDS encoding GH36-type glycosyl hydrolase domain-containing protein, which translates to MSLPMTSPTSPREFETKQIDHNDSIRAAYFSNEELYESAAALARDGASELPALFAFDFFARHKENEREILRVYRATAADVENGATITPAAEWLLDNHYIIEEAIQEVRRDFPRRFYRQLPTMKIGEYEIPRTMALAWLYVAHTHSTVSQESMTALVEGFQSSQTLEIGELWALPSIVRFVLIENLRRISTRVDRSRRMRRKSNEIADEVIRLNDPSACKELFSRIEPLAEDNTFATQFLYRMRNGSQDTSFAVNWLEERLERSGRTADEAMTAEHNRLSSGNVTTGNIVKSLREIDDKEWSVWVEQVSQVDKILGQHTDYHQLDFGSRNAYRNTVERLARRSEKTEIEIAQLAIDMAAASARDPQSADAHSNVGGFLVGSQRKRLEQVIGYRPPLHLRIADLVRRMSWMAIAIPVIAITIAVLAAVGWFLADAGLSSPLILILLLMLSLPASEGATGLFNTLVTFIVKPARLTGYEFKEGIPEDARTLVVVPCLIAKRDDVDELIRNLEVHYLTNPRGEISFALLSDWRDSTVEETPADLEILEYAKREVATLSARYAHDGKTRFYLLHRRRLYNPAEGVWMGWERKRGKLHELNLLLRGDRDTTYLPGANIVPEGVQYVMTLDADTRLMRDAVTKLVGKMHHPINRPVHDPETGQVISGYGVLQPRVTPSLTTGEDASVFQRVFSINRGVDPYVFTVSDVYQDITGEGTFTGKGLYHVDAFERALKGRIDENTVLSHDLLEGSMARCALVTDVELVEDFPTRYEVEISRQHRWARGDWQLLPYIFDPSRGITALGRWKMVDNLRRSLTPMAWFLASAIGWYAMTPVGAAIWQLLLIFCIFVAPTLSLISGLVPRQTDIVPKAHFQSLWSEVRSANAQVALRIVFITDAAWMMGDAIVRSLYRLFFSRKLLLEWRTAGSIQSVAQGNIPTYYRSMRHAPALALAAIGLASLSGNYGFLIGVPFAIFWTLSPVVAWYVSQSAETEDRLFVPEEVTIELRKIARRTWRYYETFVTADDNYLPPDNFQETPEPVLARRTSPTNIGVYLLSVVSARHFGWISFEQTIERLEHTIATVEKMEKYRGHLYNWYYTDTLKTLGPRYISAVDSGNLAGHLIAVSSACREWAEAPSAHLQGNLDGIGDVGGVLLEALAELPDDRKTVRPLRRRLEERINGFNNALAAVKREHEFASIRVINLAVLARDIQKLASNLHHEVRSEPSNEVTRWTESLVRACEAHISDSTFDLSNIEPLRQRLATLRDRTRDIAFSMDFGFLFRPERRLLSIGYRVDSRELDEACYDLLASEARLTSLFAIAKGDLPTEHWYRLGRQVVPVGARAALISWSGSMFEYLMPPLVMQERQGGILNQTNNLVVREQMNHGKRLNIPWGISEAAFNARDHELTYQYTNFGVPTLGLKRGLGQNAVIAPYASILASQYFPKAALENLERLRKLGALGAYGFHDAVDFTPTRVPEGKTCAVIYNYYAHHHGMSIAAIANVAFNGRLRELFHSDPVIEAAELLLQEKAPREIPVMSAKYEPQTPGKGQADLLRPEIRTIVDPATKDREVVFLSNGHYSVMLTATGSGFSRWNGQAVSRWKADPTEDRWGTFVFLRDMGSGEWWSTTATPRRAEDEKTKAIFGDDKAEFFKTVGDISSSVECIVATEHDAEGRRVTLLNTGPEDRFIEVTSYLEPVLAFEDADNAHTAFSRMFIKTEFGRRRDVIRAERNKRSPSDPDICVAHLVVDNAGPGRPTEFETDRRKFLGRGRALANAAAFDPGATLSGTEGYTLDPILSLRRVVRVPSGKKVSVIFWTIAAPSRLDVDRAIERYRHPDAFSHELVHAWTRAQVELRHIGITSQQAAAFQHLGRYLVYPDNHLRADPETVRTGLASQPALWPLAISGDFPILALRINDDMDMEIAREALSALEFLRRRGVVADLAVINERATSYAQDMQHALERLAENLRYRQSDGGRQHVFTVRNDLMEEGTTQALVAAARVVLHARNGKIVDQVNRAVSLFATPRLPDGAEPDWSGLPPAQPWKLQDVLPAEQGDLHFWNGFGGFDKNGTEYVVRLGSNGTTPHPWINVIANEQFGFHVSAEGAGFTWSQNSRDYQLTPWSNDPVTNRSGEAFYVADLANGRTFSPFSALNLDETSRYETRHGLGYSVFKSRHEGLELELTQTVDRARPLKLSRMVIRNTGKVTRTLRVYGYAEWVLGNNAQKTAPFVLSSFDDETGALFATNRYDINYPGRIAFLAASEPAGSYTASRREFIGRNGSIELPQAVARQSKLLNSIETEGDPCAALAIDIEVPAGAAKEVCFFLGDCATAAEASKLIWDIRKEGAARLLETQQAFWRDFTGRLQVNTGDESFDYLVNSWLPYQALSCRLLARAGFYQASGAYGFRDQLQDALAFLTVDPNLARRQILHAASRQFVEGDVQHWWLPQTGAGVRTRISDDVVWLARAVDSYVIATGEKAILDEQISFLEGPALPEGEADSFFLPQPTEDRFTLYEHAARALDLAVARTGVHGLPLILGGDWNDGMNRVGYKGQGESVWLGWFLAGTLTSFLAYATERGDSARIARWTTHLSTLGAALESAGWDGEYYRRGYFDDGSPLGSAQSEECRIDSIAQSWSVLSHQAQPEHAAAAVDAAVAQLIDEEAGIIRLFTPPFEKTAADPGYIKAYPPGVRENGGQYTHAAIWLGLALAELGRDADAWRCFNILNPLKHALDREAAERYRVEPYVVAADVYGDEAYLGRGGWTWYTGSAGWLYRFAVEGILGITRRGDRLFIRPCLPLEWKGFEATLTIADRVYGIAVKRSDGGNYDVSVDGKKLADLESGFALTRSQ; encoded by the coding sequence ATGTCCCTACCCATGACGTCGCCCACTTCGCCGCGCGAATTCGAGACAAAACAAATCGATCACAACGATTCGATCCGCGCTGCCTATTTCTCGAACGAAGAACTGTACGAAAGCGCAGCGGCACTCGCCCGCGACGGCGCCAGTGAATTGCCGGCACTCTTCGCTTTCGACTTCTTCGCGCGCCACAAGGAAAATGAGCGGGAGATCCTTCGAGTCTACAGGGCGACGGCCGCCGACGTCGAAAACGGGGCAACGATCACGCCTGCGGCCGAATGGCTCCTCGACAATCACTACATCATCGAAGAGGCCATCCAGGAGGTTCGCCGGGATTTCCCGCGCCGCTTTTATCGGCAACTGCCGACCATGAAGATCGGGGAGTATGAGATCCCGCGCACCATGGCGCTCGCCTGGCTTTATGTCGCTCATACCCATAGCACCGTATCGCAGGAAAGCATGACCGCGCTGGTCGAGGGTTTTCAGTCGTCGCAAACGCTGGAGATCGGCGAACTGTGGGCGCTGCCCTCGATCGTCCGGTTCGTACTGATCGAAAATCTGCGGCGCATTTCGACGCGCGTGGACCGCTCTCGCCGCATGCGGCGAAAATCGAACGAGATCGCGGACGAGGTCATCCGCCTCAACGACCCGTCCGCGTGCAAGGAGCTCTTCAGCCGCATCGAGCCACTGGCTGAGGACAATACCTTCGCCACCCAGTTCCTCTACCGCATGCGAAACGGCTCGCAGGACACGAGCTTTGCTGTCAATTGGCTGGAAGAGCGCCTTGAACGTTCGGGCCGCACTGCCGACGAGGCGATGACCGCCGAGCACAATCGGCTCTCCTCGGGCAACGTCACCACCGGAAACATCGTCAAGAGTCTTCGCGAGATCGATGACAAGGAATGGTCGGTCTGGGTCGAACAGGTATCGCAGGTCGACAAGATCCTCGGCCAGCACACCGACTACCATCAACTCGATTTCGGCTCCCGCAATGCTTACCGCAACACCGTCGAACGCCTCGCTCGTCGCTCGGAAAAGACTGAGATCGAGATCGCGCAGCTTGCAATTGACATGGCGGCGGCTTCCGCCCGCGATCCGCAAAGCGCCGACGCGCACTCCAATGTCGGCGGCTTCCTGGTCGGTTCGCAACGAAAGCGCCTCGAACAGGTGATCGGCTATCGTCCGCCGCTGCACCTGCGCATCGCCGATCTCGTGCGCCGCATGAGTTGGATGGCAATTGCGATCCCCGTAATTGCCATTACGATAGCGGTACTGGCCGCGGTCGGCTGGTTCCTCGCCGACGCCGGACTTTCCTCACCGCTGATCCTGATCTTGCTGCTGATGCTGTCGCTGCCTGCCTCCGAAGGCGCAACCGGCCTTTTCAACACGCTGGTGACCTTCATCGTCAAACCGGCCCGGCTCACCGGTTATGAATTCAAGGAGGGCATACCTGAAGACGCACGGACGCTGGTCGTCGTGCCCTGTCTTATCGCCAAGCGCGATGACGTCGACGAGCTCATCCGCAATCTCGAAGTTCATTATCTTACAAACCCGCGGGGTGAAATCTCCTTCGCTCTTCTCAGCGACTGGCGCGACAGCACCGTGGAAGAGACACCTGCGGATCTCGAGATTCTGGAATATGCGAAGCGCGAAGTGGCAACCCTCAGCGCCCGCTACGCGCATGATGGCAAGACGCGCTTCTATCTCCTTCACCGCCGTCGGCTATACAATCCGGCCGAGGGCGTCTGGATGGGTTGGGAACGCAAGCGCGGCAAGCTGCACGAGCTCAATCTCCTGCTGCGCGGTGACCGCGATACGACCTACCTGCCCGGAGCCAACATCGTGCCGGAAGGCGTCCAGTACGTGATGACGCTCGACGCGGACACCCGGCTCATGCGCGACGCGGTGACCAAGCTCGTCGGCAAGATGCACCATCCGATCAACCGACCGGTGCACGATCCGGAAACGGGCCAGGTCATCAGCGGCTATGGCGTGCTGCAACCCCGCGTCACGCCATCGCTGACAACCGGCGAGGACGCTTCGGTTTTCCAGCGAGTTTTCTCGATAAACCGCGGCGTTGACCCTTACGTCTTCACGGTGTCGGACGTCTATCAGGACATTACCGGTGAAGGCACCTTCACCGGTAAGGGCCTCTATCATGTCGATGCCTTCGAGCGGGCGCTGAAGGGCCGTATCGATGAAAACACCGTGCTCAGCCACGATCTGCTCGAAGGGTCGATGGCGCGGTGTGCCCTGGTTACGGACGTCGAACTCGTCGAAGACTTCCCGACCCGCTACGAGGTCGAGATTTCTCGCCAGCACCGCTGGGCACGCGGCGACTGGCAGCTCCTTCCCTACATCTTCGATCCGTCGCGCGGCATCACCGCACTCGGCCGATGGAAGATGGTCGACAATCTTCGCCGTTCTCTGACGCCGATGGCCTGGTTCCTGGCGTCGGCGATCGGTTGGTACGCCATGACGCCGGTCGGAGCGGCAATCTGGCAGCTCCTGCTGATCTTCTGCATCTTTGTCGCACCAACCTTGTCGCTGATCTCGGGCCTCGTTCCACGCCAAACCGACATCGTTCCCAAGGCTCACTTCCAGTCGCTCTGGTCGGAAGTCCGCTCCGCCAATGCGCAGGTTGCCCTCCGCATCGTCTTCATCACGGATGCGGCATGGATGATGGGCGACGCGATCGTCCGCTCTCTCTATCGCCTTTTCTTCAGTCGCAAGCTCCTGCTCGAATGGCGCACCGCCGGCAGCATCCAGTCGGTCGCTCAGGGCAATATACCGACCTATTATCGGTCCATGCGGCATGCGCCGGCGCTGGCGCTGGCGGCAATCGGTCTGGCCTCGCTGTCCGGCAATTACGGGTTCCTCATCGGCGTGCCGTTCGCCATCTTCTGGACCCTGTCGCCTGTGGTCGCCTGGTATGTCAGCCAGTCCGCGGAGACGGAAGATCGTCTTTTCGTGCCCGAGGAGGTGACGATCGAGTTGCGCAAGATCGCTCGCCGGACCTGGCGCTACTACGAAACCTTCGTCACTGCCGATGACAACTACCTGCCTCCCGACAACTTCCAGGAGACCCCGGAGCCGGTCCTTGCCCGTCGCACCTCGCCGACCAATATCGGCGTCTATCTTCTGTCCGTCGTGTCGGCGCGCCATTTCGGCTGGATCAGTTTCGAGCAGACGATCGAGCGGCTCGAACACACGATCGCAACTGTCGAGAAGATGGAGAAATATCGCGGCCACCTTTACAACTGGTACTACACGGACACGCTGAAGACGCTCGGTCCCCGCTACATTTCGGCCGTCGACAGCGGCAATCTTGCCGGTCATCTCATTGCTGTTTCGTCCGCTTGCCGCGAATGGGCCGAAGCACCATCCGCCCACCTGCAGGGCAATCTGGACGGCATCGGCGATGTCGGAGGCGTCCTGCTGGAAGCGCTTGCCGAACTGCCGGACGATCGCAAGACCGTGCGCCCGCTGCGCCGGCGTCTCGAGGAGCGTATCAACGGTTTCAACAACGCGCTCGCAGCCGTCAAGCGCGAGCATGAGTTCGCGTCTATCCGGGTGATCAATCTCGCGGTGCTCGCCCGCGACATCCAGAAACTCGCGTCGAACCTCCACCACGAGGTGCGTTCCGAACCGAGCAACGAGGTTACCCGCTGGACGGAGTCGCTGGTGAGGGCATGCGAGGCGCATATCTCTGACAGCACGTTCGACCTTTCCAACATCGAGCCGCTCCGTCAGCGGTTGGCGACGCTACGTGACCGCACCCGCGACATTGCCTTCTCTATGGATTTCGGCTTCCTGTTCCGCCCCGAACGCCGCCTTCTGTCGATCGGCTACCGGGTCGACAGCCGGGAACTGGACGAAGCCTGCTACGATCTGCTGGCTTCGGAAGCCCGCCTCACGAGTCTCTTCGCCATCGCCAAGGGAGACCTCCCGACCGAACACTGGTATCGCCTTGGGCGTCAGGTCGTGCCGGTCGGCGCCCGCGCCGCCCTGATCTCGTGGTCCGGCTCAATGTTCGAATACCTGATGCCCCCGCTTGTGATGCAGGAGCGGCAAGGCGGTATTCTCAACCAGACGAACAATCTTGTCGTCCGGGAGCAGATGAATCACGGAAAGCGTCTCAACATTCCGTGGGGTATTTCGGAAGCGGCTTTCAATGCTCGCGACCACGAGCTGACCTATCAGTACACCAATTTCGGGGTCCCGACCCTCGGGCTGAAACGCGGCCTCGGCCAGAACGCAGTCATTGCACCCTATGCGTCGATCCTGGCCAGCCAGTACTTCCCGAAAGCTGCCCTCGAGAACCTCGAGAGGTTGCGCAAGCTCGGGGCGCTGGGCGCCTACGGCTTCCATGACGCGGTCGACTTTACGCCGACCCGCGTGCCTGAAGGAAAAACCTGCGCGGTCATCTACAACTACTATGCCCACCATCACGGCATGTCGATTGCGGCCATCGCCAACGTCGCCTTCAACGGCCGCCTGCGCGAGCTCTTCCATTCCGATCCGGTGATAGAGGCGGCGGAACTCCTGTTGCAGGAGAAAGCGCCGCGCGAGATCCCCGTGATGAGCGCGAAGTACGAACCGCAGACCCCCGGCAAGGGCCAGGCCGATCTCCTTCGGCCGGAGATTCGCACCATCGTCGATCCCGCGACGAAGGACCGCGAAGTGGTCTTCCTGTCGAATGGACACTACTCCGTAATGCTCACCGCAACCGGCTCCGGCTTCTCCCGGTGGAACGGTCAGGCCGTTTCGCGCTGGAAGGCGGATCCGACCGAGGACCGCTGGGGAACCTTCGTCTTCTTGCGCGACATGGGAAGCGGCGAGTGGTGGTCGACCACGGCCACCCCCCGGCGGGCCGAAGACGAGAAGACCAAGGCAATCTTCGGGGACGACAAAGCGGAATTCTTCAAGACCGTCGGCGACATTTCGAGTTCCGTCGAATGCATTGTCGCGACCGAACACGATGCCGAAGGTCGACGCGTCACGCTCCTCAATACCGGGCCGGAGGATCGATTCATCGAGGTGACGTCCTACCTCGAACCGGTTCTCGCCTTCGAAGACGCCGACAACGCCCACACCGCATTCTCGCGAATGTTCATCAAGACCGAGTTCGGCCGTCGCCGCGACGTCATCCGCGCGGAACGCAACAAGCGCAGCCCCTCCGATCCGGACATCTGCGTCGCGCACCTCGTCGTCGACAATGCGGGCCCGGGCCGACCGACAGAATTCGAAACCGACCGGCGCAAATTCCTCGGCCGTGGCCGCGCTCTCGCCAACGCCGCAGCCTTCGATCCGGGAGCGACGCTCTCGGGGACAGAAGGCTACACCCTCGATCCGATCCTCAGCCTGCGTCGGGTCGTGCGAGTGCCTTCCGGCAAAAAGGTCAGCGTAATTTTCTGGACCATTGCCGCACCGAGTCGACTCGACGTGGATCGGGCTATCGAGCGCTATCGTCACCCCGATGCCTTCAGCCACGAACTGGTTCACGCCTGGACCCGTGCGCAGGTCGAGTTGCGGCACATCGGCATCACCTCGCAGCAGGCGGCCGCGTTCCAGCATCTCGGTCGCTATCTGGTCTACCCGGACAACCATCTGCGTGCGGACCCCGAAACCGTAAGAACCGGGCTTGCGTCGCAGCCCGCGCTTTGGCCTCTGGCGATCTCGGGAGACTTCCCGATCCTCGCGCTGCGCATCAACGACGATATGGATATGGAGATCGCACGCGAAGCGCTCAGCGCCCTCGAGTTCCTGCGTCGACGCGGCGTAGTTGCCGATCTGGCGGTCATCAACGAACGGGCAACCTCCTATGCGCAGGACATGCAACACGCATTGGAACGGCTTGCCGAGAACCTGCGCTACAGGCAATCCGACGGCGGACGCCAGCACGTGTTCACGGTGCGGAACGACCTCATGGAGGAAGGTACGACTCAAGCTCTTGTGGCGGCAGCCCGCGTCGTTCTCCATGCTCGCAACGGCAAGATCGTCGACCAGGTCAACCGCGCGGTTTCCCTGTTCGCAACGCCGCGGCTGCCGGACGGCGCTGAACCCGACTGGAGCGGGCTGCCGCCTGCCCAGCCGTGGAAGCTTCAGGACGTACTTCCAGCGGAACAGGGCGACCTGCATTTCTGGAACGGCTTCGGCGGCTTCGACAAGAACGGCACCGAATACGTCGTGCGTCTCGGCTCAAACGGCACAACACCCCATCCGTGGATCAATGTCATCGCCAACGAACAGTTCGGCTTCCACGTATCGGCCGAAGGCGCCGGCTTCACCTGGAGCCAGAACTCCCGCGACTACCAGCTGACACCGTGGAGCAACGATCCGGTCACCAACAGGTCGGGTGAGGCTTTCTATGTCGCCGACCTTGCGAACGGCAGAACTTTCTCTCCGTTCAGCGCGCTCAACCTCGACGAGACGAGCCGTTACGAAACGCGACATGGTCTGGGGTACAGCGTGTTCAAAAGCCGGCATGAGGGACTGGAACTCGAGTTGACCCAGACCGTCGATCGCGCGCGTCCGCTAAAGCTATCGCGGATGGTGATCCGCAATACCGGCAAAGTGACACGCACCCTGCGGGTCTATGGCTACGCCGAGTGGGTCCTTGGCAACAATGCGCAGAAGACGGCACCGTTTGTCCTGTCGTCATTCGACGACGAAACGGGGGCGCTCTTCGCGACGAACCGGTACGATATCAACTATCCCGGCCGTATTGCCTTCCTCGCGGCAAGCGAGCCGGCCGGAAGCTATACGGCCAGCCGCCGGGAGTTCATCGGACGGAATGGCTCGATAGAGCTGCCGCAGGCCGTCGCACGGCAATCAAAACTCCTGAACTCGATCGAAACCGAAGGCGATCCATGTGCTGCCCTCGCCATCGACATCGAAGTGCCCGCAGGTGCCGCCAAGGAAGTCTGCTTCTTCCTCGGCGACTGTGCCACCGCGGCCGAAGCAAGCAAACTGATCTGGGATATTCGCAAGGAAGGCGCCGCAAGGCTGCTGGAGACGCAGCAGGCGTTCTGGCGTGACTTTACCGGTAGATTGCAGGTGAATACGGGCGACGAGTCGTTCGACTATCTGGTCAATAGCTGGCTACCCTATCAGGCGCTGAGCTGCCGCCTGTTGGCGCGCGCTGGCTTCTACCAGGCAAGTGGCGCCTACGGCTTCCGTGACCAGCTTCAGGATGCACTTGCGTTCCTCACCGTCGATCCGAACTTGGCCCGTCGGCAGATTCTGCATGCAGCCTCACGGCAATTCGTCGAAGGGGACGTACAGCACTGGTGGCTGCCGCAGACAGGCGCCGGCGTTCGCACGCGCATCTCGGACGACGTCGTCTGGCTCGCCCGCGCCGTTGACAGTTATGTCATCGCAACCGGCGAAAAGGCGATCCTTGACGAGCAGATTTCTTTCCTCGAAGGACCTGCATTGCCGGAAGGTGAAGCCGACTCGTTCTTCTTGCCGCAGCCGACGGAAGATCGCTTCACCCTTTATGAGCACGCCGCCCGCGCACTTGACCTGGCAGTCGCTCGCACCGGCGTTCACGGTTTGCCGCTGATCCTCGGCGGTGACTGGAACGATGGTATGAATCGCGTCGGCTACAAGGGACAGGGCGAGAGCGTCTGGCTCGGGTGGTTCCTTGCAGGGACTCTGACATCGTTCCTCGCCTACGCCACAGAGCGCGGCGACAGTGCCCGCATTGCACGCTGGACGACTCATCTCTCGACCCTCGGAGCCGCGCTTGAGAGCGCCGGCTGGGACGGCGAATACTACCGCCGTGGTTATTTCGATGACGGCAGCCCTCTCGGATCGGCCCAATCGGAGGAATGCCGCATCGACTCGATCGCCCAGTCGTGGAGCGTTCTCTCGCATCAGGCTCAGCCCGAGCATGCGGCAGCAGCCGTCGACGCGGCCGTCGCGCAACTGATCGACGAGGAGGCCGGCATCATTCGGCTCTTCACTCCTCCCTTCGAGAAGACGGCAGCTGATCCAGGATACATCAAGGCCTATCCGCCGGGTGTCCGCGAAAATGGCGGGCAGTACACACATGCCGCCATCTGGCTCGGCTTGGCGCTTGCGGAACTCGGCCGCGACGCCGATGCCTGGCGTTGTTTCAACATCCTCAATCCATTGAAGCACGCACTCGACAGGGAGGCGGCGGAACGCTACCGCGTCGAACCCTACGTCGTCGCAGCAGACGTCTACGGCGATGAGGCCTATCTCGGGCGCGGCGGCTGGACATGGTATACCGGATCGGCGGGTTGGCTCTATCGCTTCGCGGTCGAGGGCATCCTCGGAATTACCAGGCGGGGCGACAGGTTGTTCATCCGTCCGTGCCTACCTCTAGAATGGAAGGGTTTCGAAGCGACTCTCACGATTGCCGACCGTGTATACGGCATCGCAGTGAAGCGATCGGATGGAGGAAACTACGACGTGTCCGTCGACGGCAAGAAGTTGGCAGACCTGGAAAGCGGCTTCGCACTTACCAGATCCCAGTAA
- a CDS encoding TetR family transcriptional regulator C-terminal domain-containing protein, producing the protein MVEKKPTHPAQEAPVRRSFHRAGEAERRKALIGATLDCIGEYGLEGATVRQIAARAGVTGGLIRHYFSGKDQMLEAAYREIMDTMTSAAFHALEQAGDDPRKRLHDFVVANLTPPVTDPRTMSLWAAFISHVRVDPGFAKIQRENYLAYLAVLQQLVEKFLADAGRPAPAGTCRKLAIAVNGMIDGLWLEGSLADDLFEDDPLPSIALAAVESLLGGLSLSERRGTEAGVSGR; encoded by the coding sequence ATGGTGGAGAAAAAGCCTACCCACCCAGCGCAAGAGGCTCCCGTTCGGCGGAGCTTTCACCGCGCCGGGGAAGCCGAGCGACGAAAGGCCCTGATCGGGGCAACGCTCGACTGCATCGGCGAGTATGGCCTGGAGGGTGCGACGGTTCGGCAGATTGCTGCGAGAGCCGGAGTCACCGGCGGCCTCATCCGTCATTATTTTTCCGGTAAGGACCAGATGCTGGAGGCGGCTTACCGCGAAATCATGGATACCATGACCTCGGCGGCATTCCATGCGCTGGAGCAAGCCGGCGACGACCCGAGGAAACGTCTCCACGATTTCGTTGTCGCCAATCTGACGCCCCCGGTTACCGACCCCCGGACAATGTCCCTCTGGGCGGCCTTCATCAGCCACGTTCGGGTGGATCCGGGTTTTGCGAAGATCCAACGTGAAAACTATCTCGCCTATCTGGCCGTCCTCCAGCAACTGGTGGAAAAGTTCCTGGCGGACGCCGGGCGGCCTGCACCTGCCGGGACCTGTCGGAAGCTTGCCATCGCCGTCAATGGCATGATTGACGGCCTCTGGCTTGAAGGCTCATTGGCAGATGACCTCTTCGAGGATGACCCTCTGCCCAGCATCGCCCTCGCAGCAGTGGAATCGCTTCTCGGAGGCCTCAGTCTGTCAGAGCGTCGCGGTACCGAAGCGGGCGTCTCCGGGCGCTGA
- a CDS encoding M20 aminoacylase family protein — translation MTVRFSNYMPEIVATRRYLHQHPEIGLSEFETSDYVAAQLVAMGYEVTRGLAKTGVVATLRNGSSDRSIGIRADFDALPILEETGAEYQSRNPGVMHACGHDGHTAMLLGAAKILAERKNFDGVVHLIFQPAEENFGGARLMIEDGLFDRFPCDAVFALHNDPTIPFGQFAFRDGPIMAAVDECKITVNGRGGHGAEPQDTADPIVAGASIIMALQTIVSRNVHPLDPTVVTVGAFHAGGASNVIPERAEMLLSVRSFDPKVRDQLEQRIRGVAEGQAASYGMTATVAYERGYNATINHKAETDFVRALATRFAGSEKIVEMERPNMGSEDFAYMLRERPGTYFFVGTQRTPNDPPLHHPRYDFNDDILPIGTSFWVELAEAWLPTK, via the coding sequence ATGACGGTACGCTTTTCGAATTATATGCCCGAGATCGTGGCAACGCGACGCTATCTGCATCAGCATCCAGAGATCGGCCTTTCCGAGTTCGAGACATCCGACTATGTCGCAGCCCAACTGGTCGCCATGGGATACGAGGTCACGCGGGGGCTTGCGAAAACCGGCGTCGTCGCCACGCTTCGTAACGGAAGCAGCGATAGGAGCATTGGTATTCGCGCGGATTTCGATGCGCTGCCCATCCTCGAAGAAACCGGCGCCGAATACCAGAGCCGGAATCCCGGCGTGATGCACGCCTGCGGGCACGACGGCCATACGGCGATGTTGCTCGGCGCTGCGAAAATTCTCGCCGAGCGGAAGAACTTCGACGGTGTCGTGCACCTGATCTTTCAACCGGCCGAGGAGAATTTCGGTGGCGCCAGACTGATGATCGAGGACGGCCTCTTCGATAGATTTCCGTGCGACGCGGTCTTCGCGCTCCACAACGACCCCACCATCCCTTTCGGTCAATTCGCTTTTCGCGACGGGCCGATCATGGCGGCAGTCGATGAGTGCAAGATCACGGTCAACGGGCGGGGTGGACACGGTGCCGAGCCGCAGGATACGGCTGATCCCATCGTCGCCGGCGCCAGCATCATCATGGCGCTGCAAACGATTGTCTCCCGTAATGTCCATCCGCTTGATCCGACTGTCGTGACGGTCGGCGCGTTTCACGCTGGCGGGGCCAGCAACGTCATTCCCGAACGTGCCGAGATGTTGCTCAGCGTCCGTTCCTTTGATCCCAAGGTGAGGGACCAACTCGAACAGCGGATTCGTGGGGTGGCGGAGGGGCAGGCGGCCAGTTATGGCATGACGGCGACCGTTGCCTACGAGCGTGGCTACAACGCCACCATCAACCACAAGGCGGAAACCGATTTCGTCCGCGCCCTCGCGACGCGATTTGCGGGATCTGAAAAGATCGTCGAAATGGAGCGCCCGAACATGGGCAGCGAAGACTTTGCCTACATGCTGCGGGAGCGGCCGGGTACCTATTTCTTCGTCGGCACGCAGCGGACTCCGAACGATCCTCCGCTTCATCATCCGCGTTACGATTTCAACGACGATATTCTGCCGATCGGTACAAGCTTCTGGGTCGAGCTCGCGGAGGCTTGGCTTCCAACCAAATGA